A section of the Clostridia bacterium genome encodes:
- a CDS encoding helix-turn-helix domain-containing protein: MAVPVEKVRAFDWGEVPLVLTIEDLQRALGIPRHQAYALAHRVGKKLGKRLLVARESLRRFLES, encoded by the coding sequence ATGGCCGTGCCTGTAGAAAAAGTGAGGGCGTTTGATTGGGGAGAAGTACCACTCGTTCTTACGATTGAGGATTTGCAAAGAGCCTTGGGTATTCCAAGGCATCAGGCTTATGCCCTCGCACATCGGGTTGGAAAAAAATTGGGGAAACGTTTGTTGGTTGCGCGCGAGAGCCTGC